TTTGATATCGCGGCGGACGTTTTGGGTAAATGGATAAACGAATGCTTTATTTTGGAAAAACCGCTTCCCGAGGCCACAGCTTTAGAGAATCTCGAACTGACCCCTGATCAGAAGGGGCTTTGGATTGAAATTGTCGAAGCATAAAAACCTCTTGGCAAAGTAACCAAAAGCAGGCGCACCTTTAAAAGGGTACGCCTGCTTTTTCGTTCTGGCAGCTAAAGTATGCTCCACATAAAGCGCACAGCATTGAGCCAAAAATGCCGCTGCAGCTAAAATGTAAAATGTTTAATTTGACAGATCCTCTAAACAAATGATTTTACTGCCCTTACTTTCATAATAGCGCAGCATCTCCTCTATTTTCTTTTTGTCATAACTGGCAATGCAGTCTGAGAGTACGCTGACACCATAGTTCGCTTTGCGTAAATTGTAGCAGGTTGATTTAACACAGGCAACAGCATCTGCCCCCGCCAGGTAGAAATCACATATTTCATTTTCGCTGATAAATTCGGCAAACGCTTCACTGGTTAAGGCGTTTCCTTTGCATTTTGTAAAAATATTCTCTGACACGACTCTCAAATCTGGAGTTAATTCAGACCCATATGTATTGGGTTTAAAAGTCCTCGTGCCCGCTGATAAATTTTCATGTCTTATATAAACCACATGAATCTTATGATCGACTGCCCAATCAACCGCTTTATTGATATTACCAATAATCTCCTTATAATTCTTTGTTATGTCATTTTGAATGTCTATTATGACCAGGGCTTTCTTCTGCATCGCGTCTCCTCCTGACAGGTCAATTGATTTTTGTTTAATTATACCTTGTGATTGTTGACAGCAGCGTGTCAGCAATCTATAATGAAAAAAGAATTTTGGGAAGGCGGTAACCGATGAGAGTAGACAGGCTTGTCAGCATTATTATGATACTCCTTGATAAAAAACGGGTAGGAGCCCAGGAGTTAGCAGATATGTTTGAAGTTTCACCCCGCACAATCTACCGCGACATAGACGCGATCGGCATGGCAGGCATTCCTGTTCGCGGGGCATCAGGAGTAGGCGGCGGCTTTGAAATTATGGAGAACTATAAGCTTGATAAAAAGGTTTTTACAGCTGCTGACCTTTCCGCTATTTTGATGGGGCTTTCCAGTCTTTCCAATATTGTACGGGGTGAAGAGCTGGTAAACGCCCTTGCGAAAATCAAAAGCTTTATCCCGGCCGACAGAGCCAAAGACATTGAATTAAAGGCAAATCAAATTTGTATCGATTTAAGTCTGTGGATGGGTAACCAAAGCATACAGGCATATCTCGAGATTGTCAAAACGGCTTTGCAGGAAAGCCGCCTGCTTTCCTTTGAATATGCAGACCGTTACGGGAATAAGACCGTACGAACAGCCGAGCCTTATCAGCTTGTATTGAAAAGCAGTCATTGGTATTTTCAGGGCTATTGCCATATACGAAATGATTTTCGCTTATTCAGGCTGTCCCGCATATCAAGCCTGCAAATGAAAGCGGAAATTTTTACACCGCGGGATTATCAAAAACCACAGTTGGATTTTACGGATATTCTGGCAACGATGCAGATAAAAATCAAAATTCGTATTCATCACTCTGTAATGGACAGGGTCCTTGATTTCTGCTCTTATGAAGACTTGACGCCAGACGGTGATACGTATTATATTGCTCGTTTTCCTTTTATAGAGAACGACTTCTACTACAGTATTCTGCTCAGCTTTGGAGATAAATGCGAGTGCCTGGAGCCGTTACATATCCGCACAGAAATGAAACGCAGAATACAGGATATAGCTGCCTTATACCAAAGATAGTATATGGGCGCCGTCCCTCGCAGCTGCCACATCATGACCTGCAAAATAGAAAAAC
This portion of the Eubacterium sp. 1001713B170207_170306_E7 genome encodes:
- a CDS encoding isochorismatase family cysteine hydrolase — translated: MQKKALVIIDIQNDITKNYKEIIGNINKAVDWAVDHKIHVVYIRHENLSAGTRTFKPNTYGSELTPDLRVVSENIFTKCKGNALTSEAFAEFISENEICDFYLAGADAVACVKSTCYNLRKANYGVSVLSDCIASYDKKKIEEMLRYYESKGSKIICLEDLSN
- a CDS encoding YafY family protein, with amino-acid sequence MRVDRLVSIIMILLDKKRVGAQELADMFEVSPRTIYRDIDAIGMAGIPVRGASGVGGGFEIMENYKLDKKVFTAADLSAILMGLSSLSNIVRGEELVNALAKIKSFIPADRAKDIELKANQICIDLSLWMGNQSIQAYLEIVKTALQESRLLSFEYADRYGNKTVRTAEPYQLVLKSSHWYFQGYCHIRNDFRLFRLSRISSLQMKAEIFTPRDYQKPQLDFTDILATMQIKIKIRIHHSVMDRVLDFCSYEDLTPDGDTYYIARFPFIENDFYYSILLSFGDKCECLEPLHIRTEMKRRIQDIAALYQR